The Candidatus Sericytochromatia bacterium genome has a window encoding:
- a CDS encoding DUF3047 domain-containing protein, with product MTRQWLSVSLGRGAFLTWASREARRASEAWFAPGVLGTGLALLAWGQAAGSWASSLPGPSRLPGERAATAQLPRLLGDFSAAAWASWENTTHLPWDPKNRYTRLDTAEGPVVRVDSQGAASMLLKQITHDAQREPIVSWRWRIAAPLVGGDETSKERDDCAARVYFLWGLRTRADLFTATGVGYVWGQGRRAGQIGPSPYTGQIGVITLRSGSQGAGEWQTERRDLEADYRACHKRPPPGPVTAIAILTDTDQTKVAATAWYSAIYAAPRR from the coding sequence ATGACACGACAATGGCTGTCGGTGTCGCTGGGGCGTGGCGCCTTCCTGACGTGGGCGAGCCGCGAGGCTCGCCGCGCCAGCGAAGCGTGGTTTGCGCCGGGCGTTCTGGGCACGGGCCTGGCCCTGCTGGCTTGGGGACAGGCGGCCGGGAGCTGGGCCTCCTCGCTGCCGGGCCCCTCTCGGCTGCCGGGTGAGCGAGCCGCCACGGCGCAGCTGCCGCGCCTGCTGGGCGATTTTTCGGCGGCGGCCTGGGCCAGCTGGGAGAACACCACGCACCTGCCCTGGGATCCCAAAAACCGCTACACCCGCCTGGATACGGCGGAGGGCCCCGTGGTGCGGGTCGACAGTCAGGGCGCCGCCTCGATGCTGCTGAAGCAGATCACGCACGATGCCCAGCGCGAGCCGATCGTTTCCTGGCGCTGGCGCATCGCCGCGCCGCTGGTGGGCGGCGATGAGACCAGCAAGGAGCGCGACGATTGCGCGGCGCGCGTCTATTTCCTGTGGGGCCTGCGCACGCGCGCGGACCTGTTCACCGCCACGGGGGTAGGCTACGTCTGGGGACAGGGCCGGCGGGCCGGGCAGATCGGGCCGTCGCCCTACACCGGCCAGATCGGCGTGATCACGCTGCGCAGCGGCAGCCAGGGCGCCGGCGAGTGGCAGACCGAGCGGCGGGATCTGGAGGCCGACTACCGGGCCTGCCACAAGCGACCGCCGCCCGGCCCGGTCACGGCGATCGCGATCCTGACCGACACCGACCAGACCAAGGTGGCCGCCACCGCCTGGTACAGCGCCATTTACGCTGCGCCGCGCCGCTGA